A region from the Natronomonas salsuginis genome encodes:
- a CDS encoding PKD domain-containing protein, with the protein MVISLLVSTLFGAGVGVALADESDAKIEDTTIFNREDVDGDGYVSSFQIRVEADTDFPEVGGVGKANPVMEVVLHLEDGGSSVAKKAPVGRDRDGTFIFQIDGDEVFAQGGGDTDPIAVNPTFSVVEVRLLDEDVLTYQSVTSLNHLLVSDPLKIERPSDDEYRDVTVTSNVDSADVYVDGERRGKTPWTGSFAVDHGDRYGDTRIEVRKDGYETAGKRVKLDSSQVSFTMEKRTRPVAVTSEPDGSTVYVDGQAVGTTPWIGEFWVKGSHTVRVEKSGYHSQEFTNVSHSRTIHASLLSSSPQLSSVYYPNAVYTNVTFDNSSDTNDSSASQNERQVIDTGALDSSPIVTGSSTVDLPEYLPRIVDTTSAIDDAISASVTSTPAEPLSSETVTFDASDSYSLFGSVDRYSWTFGDGTTDRGRRVTHSFDTPGTYDVEIEIEDTEGNRDTVHDRITVEDRSPNAVFVSSHGTVEAGQQVRFNGSGSFDQEGSITSYEWDFGDGTVRNGATQRHSYASAGDYDVTLTVADSSGTTATVTRTISVRVPNDPPSASFDVSKADSGADSRIEFDASSSVDPDGKLQAYGWEFGDGTNATGERVVHEFESPGTYTVELSVRDDRGIVRKTKEEIDVSTPSSSSNVADESETPDESGSVPTSIVIAAGAAVILLGGLGFLRR; encoded by the coding sequence ATGGTTATCAGTCTACTCGTCAGTACCCTGTTTGGCGCAGGTGTCGGGGTCGCATTGGCGGACGAGTCGGACGCGAAGATCGAGGATACAACAATATTCAACAGGGAAGACGTAGATGGGGATGGCTACGTGTCCTCGTTCCAGATCAGAGTGGAAGCCGATACGGACTTCCCCGAAGTCGGCGGAGTGGGGAAAGCGAATCCGGTGATGGAGGTCGTACTGCATCTTGAGGACGGCGGAAGCTCAGTCGCGAAGAAAGCACCCGTCGGGAGGGACCGCGACGGGACGTTTATCTTCCAGATTGACGGTGACGAGGTCTTTGCGCAGGGCGGCGGCGACACCGATCCGATAGCTGTCAATCCCACATTCTCGGTCGTGGAGGTACGATTGCTCGATGAGGACGTGCTCACCTACCAGAGCGTCACTAGTCTGAATCACCTGCTTGTGTCCGATCCGCTCAAGATCGAACGACCGTCCGATGACGAATACAGAGACGTGACGGTGACCTCAAACGTGGACAGTGCGGACGTCTACGTCGATGGCGAACGACGGGGAAAAACGCCGTGGACGGGGTCGTTCGCTGTCGACCACGGTGATCGATACGGTGATACGCGGATCGAAGTACGCAAGGACGGCTATGAGACGGCGGGCAAGCGGGTAAAACTGGACTCATCGCAGGTTAGCTTCACCATGGAGAAACGGACCAGGCCAGTTGCTGTCACGTCGGAACCGGACGGATCGACCGTCTACGTCGATGGACAGGCGGTCGGGACAACACCCTGGATCGGCGAGTTCTGGGTAAAAGGTTCGCACACCGTTCGAGTCGAGAAATCGGGATACCACAGCCAGGAGTTCACGAACGTCTCACATTCCCGAACGATCCACGCCTCGCTGCTGTCGTCGAGTCCGCAACTCTCGAGCGTTTATTACCCGAACGCCGTCTATACAAACGTCACTTTCGACAACAGTTCGGACACGAACGATTCGAGCGCGTCGCAAAACGAGAGACAGGTCATCGACACCGGTGCGCTCGATTCGTCGCCGATCGTCACCGGCAGTTCGACGGTCGATCTCCCCGAATACCTCCCGCGCATCGTCGACACCACGTCCGCGATCGACGACGCGATCAGCGCCAGTGTGACATCTACTCCCGCTGAACCGCTTTCCTCGGAGACCGTTACCTTCGATGCGTCAGACTCGTATTCGCTCTTCGGGTCCGTCGACAGGTATAGCTGGACGTTTGGAGACGGGACGACTGATCGCGGGCGGCGTGTCACTCATAGCTTCGACACACCGGGGACATACGACGTTGAAATCGAGATCGAAGACACGGAAGGGAACCGGGACACGGTCCACGACCGGATCACAGTCGAAGACAGATCTCCGAATGCAGTGTTCGTCTCTTCGCACGGGACTGTCGAAGCCGGCCAGCAGGTACGGTTCAACGGTTCCGGATCGTTCGATCAAGAGGGCTCGATTACGAGCTACGAGTGGGACTTCGGAGACGGCACCGTTCGCAATGGGGCGACACAACGTCACAGCTACGCGTCCGCTGGAGACTACGACGTTACGCTCACCGTTGCCGATTCGAGCGGAACCACGGCGACTGTAACGAGAACGATCTCCGTCCGTGTGCCGAACGACCCACCCTCCGCATCGTTCGACGTGTCGAAGGCAGACTCGGGAGCCGACTCACGGATCGAGTTCGACGCATCGAGTTCAGTCGATCCCGACGGGAAACTGCAGGCGTACGGCTGGGAGTTCGGGGACGGGACAAACGCGACTGGAGAACGTGTCGTCCACGAGTTCGAATCCCCAGGCACGTACACGGTCGAGTTGAGCGTGAGAGACGACCGCGGGATCGTTCGGAAGACGAAAGAAGAAATAGATGTGAGCACTCCCTCGAGTTCCTCGAACGTAGCCGACGAGTCT